From Oreochromis niloticus isolate F11D_XX linkage group LG14, O_niloticus_UMD_NMBU, whole genome shotgun sequence, one genomic window encodes:
- the aamdc gene encoding mth938 domain-containing protein: MSSPEIASLSWGHMKVKGCSSTYKDCKVWPGGSRAWDWRETGTDHYPGVQPADLDEVLKKGIDLLVIGRGMSEALQVPSSTLDFVKQKGVDVKVLQTEKAVAEYNKLAGQGAKVGGVFHSTC, translated from the exons TCCTGGGGCCACATGAAGGTGAAGGGATGCTCTTCCACCTACAAGGACTGTAAGGTCTGGCCTGGAGGGAGCCGAGCCTGGGACTGGAGAGAGACCGGGACTGAT CATTACCCCGGAGTACAACCTGCTGACCTGGACGAGGTGCTGAAGAAGGGAATCGACCTGCTGGTAATTGGCAGAGGCATGAGCGAGGCTCTGCAG GTTCCCTCCTCCACTCTGGACTTTGTGAAGCAGAAAGGTGTTGATGTAAAAGTCTTGCAGACAGAGAAGGCTGTCGCTGAATACAACAAACTGGCTGGCCAGGGTGCAAAGGTGGGTGGAGTTTTCCACTCCACCTGCTGA
- the ints4 gene encoding integrator complex subunit 4, translating into MAAHLKKRVYEEFSKVVQIPHEETPAKKLRLSKPSKSAALHIDLCKATNSTDALQYLLQFARKPVEAESVEGVVRILLEHYYKETDNSVRLKIASLLGLLSKTQGFSPDCIVDDAINTLSNEKSHQVLAQLLDTLLVIGTQLPESPALRLRLVEVAYKHLSDTYFGVRNKCLQLLGCLGMVDAPVGKENEGPGTSLGGLRDVQSIISDYFGDQDPRVRTAALKAMLQLHERGMKIHQIIYDQACRLLTDDYEQVRSAAVQMVWVLSQLYPESIVPIPSSNEEIRLVDDAFGKISHMVSDGSWMVRVQAAKTLGSMLQVSPHFLEQTLDKKLMSDLRRKRTAHERAKELFASGEFSSGRKWADDAPKEKLDTNTVNLIASGACGAFVHGLEDEMFEVRIAAVEALCHLARSSPSFAEKCLDFLVDMFNDEIEEVRLQSIHVLREISTHITLREDQLDTVLAVLEDSSRDIREALHELLCYTNVSTKECIQLALLELLKNLNKYPTDRNSVWKCLKFLGSRHPTLVLPLVPELLSTHPYFDTPEPDMDDPAYIAVLVLVFNAAKSCPTMPALFSDHTFRHYAYLRDSLSHLVPPLRLPGRKQVYGLDSVDSGPGSGSVESAQLFLQQSLNRVSTIQNLEASGAQDLLDLTIRDLQRLGELQTELAGAADFCATYLRCQLLLMKALQEKLWNMAVPLCLKQNVTATAAAQQILEETYKLEFLYSGLESRQVATIHHVRLQAKALQLVLTARTRQGLDLLIGSCERFLQDVESFQRLFLTELPHLQDSFVDKLLELMPRLSSCKPVELVKILQTTLRQSGLLQLRLPEQIHRATATIIEPTGESDNPLRFTSGLVVALDIDATLEHVQDPQNTVKVQVLYPDGQSHVIHPKPGDFRKPGPHRHRLITQVYLSHTAWTEPSQIEVRLLLAYSSSSTSLTSPSKLGWSESLESLPAAEAAVEGTIPFSKAVKVFIMPKPARR; encoded by the exons ATGGCAGCACATCTGAAAAAGCGAGTTTATGAGGAATTTTCCAAAGTTGTACAG ATTCCACATGAAGAAACTCCAGCCAAAAAGCTGCGTCTGTCCAAACCCAGTAAGTCTGCCGCTCTCCACATTGACCTCTGTAAAGCCACCAACTCCACCGATGCCCTGCAGTACCTGCTGCAGTTTGCACGCAAACCTGTGGAGGCAGAGAGCGTGGAGGGTGTGGTCAGGATCCTGCTGGAGCATTACTACAAG GAGACGGATAACTCTGTGAGGCTGAAGATTGCCTCTCTGCTCGGCCTGCTCTCTAAAACGCAGGGCTTCAGCCCCGACTGCATCGTTGACGATGCCATTAACACGCTCAGCAATGAGA AGTCCCATCAAGTTCTCGCCCAGCTGCTGGACACTCTGCTGGTCATTGGTACGCAGCTGCCCGAGAGTCCTGCACTCAGACTGAGGCTCGTAGAGGTGGCCTACAAG CATCTCTCTGATACGTATTTTGGGGTGAGGAATAAGTGCCTACAGCTCCTGGGATGTCTCGGCATGGTGGACGCTCCTGTAGGAAAAGAAAACGAGGGCCCGGGCACATCCTTAG GAGGATTGAGGGATGTCCAAAGCATTATCAGCGACTACTTTGGAGACCAAGACCCCAGAGTCCGCACTGCAGCCCTCAAAGCCATG cTGCAGCTACATGAGAGAGGGATGAAGATTCATCAGATTATTTATGATCAG gCCTGCAGGCTGCTCACAGATGACTACGAGCAGGTCCGTTCTGCAGCAGTGCAGATGGTTTGGGTGCTCAGTCAGCTGTACCCAGAGAG CATCGTACCAATCCCATCGTCCAATGAGGAGATTCGGCTGGTTGACGATGCATTCGGTAAGATCAGTCACATGGTCAGCGATGGCTCCTGGATGGTTCGGGTGCAGGCCGCAAAAACATTG GGTTCGATGCTGCAGGTCAGTCCTCACTTCCTGGAGCAAACTTTGGATAAGAAGTTGATGTCAGACCTCAGG AGGAAGCGCACAGCCCATGAACGAGCCAAGGAGCTCTTTGCTTCTGGAGAGTTCTCCTCTGGCAGGAAGTGGGCCGATGACGCCCCCAAGGAGAAACTGGATACGAATACAGTGAACCTCATCGCCTCGGGGGCTTGCGGCGCATTCGTCCACGGCCTGGAGGATGAGATGTTTG AGGTTCGTATTGCAGCGGTGGAGGCGTTGTGCCACCTCGCTCGGTCATCTCCGAGCTTCGCCGAGAAGTGTCTCGACTTCCTGGTCGACATGTTCAACGATGAGATTGAGGAAGTGAGGCTGCAGTCCATCCACGTGCTGAGAGAAATCTCCACCCACATCACGCTCAGAGAGGACCAGCTGGACACGGTGCTGGCCGTGCTGGAG GACTCATCTCGAGACATCAGAGAAGCTCTCCATGAATTACTGTGTTACACCAACGTCTCCACTAAAGAGTGCATCCAgctggctctgctggagctgctcaaGAACCTGAACAAATATCCCACCGACCGCAACTCTGTCTGGAA GTGTTTGAAGTTCCTGGGATCCCGCCATCCTACGCTGGTGTTACCGCTGGTTCCTGAACTGCTCAGCACACATCCATATTTCGACACGCCAGAGCCAGACATGGACGACCCGGCCT ACATCGCTGTCCTGGTGTTGGTGTTCAATGCTGCCAAGTCGTGCCCCACCATGCCAGCGCTGTTCTCCGACCACACCTTCAGACACTACGCCTACCTGAGGGACAGCCTCTCTCACCTCGTGCCGCCGCTAAGA TTGCCCGGCAGGAAGCAGGTGTACGGTCTCGACTCTGTGGACTCGGGTCCGGGTTCTGGTTCTGTGGAATCTGCTCAGCTCTTCCTTCAACAGAGTCTCAATAGAGTCAGCACCATCCAGAACCTGGAGGCATCTGGAGCCCAGGACCTGCTGGACTTGACCATAAG AGACCTGCAGCGGCTCGGGGAGCTGCAGACGGAGCTCGCCGGAGCTGCTGATTTCTGTGCTACATACCTGCGCTGCCAGCTGCTACTAATGAAG GCTCTGCAGGAGAAGTTGTGGAACATGGCCGTCCCTCTGTGCCTCAAACAAAACGTCACAGCCACAGCAGCGGCTCAgcag ATCTTGGAGGAAACCTACAAGCTGGAGTTTCTGTACAGCGGCTTGGAGAGCAGACAGGTGGCCACCATACATCATGTTCGACTCCAGGCCAAAGCTCTGCAGCTCGTCCTGACTGCTCGCACCAGACAGGG GTTGGATCTCCTCATCGGCAGCTGCGAGAGGTTTTTGCAGGATGTCGAGTCTTTTCAGAG GCTGTTTCTGACCGAGCTGCCACACCTCCAGGACAGTTTTGTGGATAAGCTCTTGGAGCTGATGCCGCGCCTGTCGTCCTGTAAGCCAGTGGAGCTGGTGAAAATCCTGCAGACGACCCTGAGACAGAGCGGcctgctgcagctcagactgCCCGAACAG ATCCATCGGGCGACGGCGACCATCATTGAGCCAACGGGTGAGTCTGACAACCCGCTGAGGTTCACGTCTGGCCTGGTGGTGGCGTTAGACATTGATGCAACGCTGGAGCATGTCCAGGACCCCCAGAACACGGTGAAAGTTCAG gttctgtaTCCAGACGGCCAGAGTCACGTGATCCATCCTAAACCTGGAGACTTCAGAAAGCCCGGACCCCACAGACACCGACTCATCACGCAggtttacctctcacacacagcgTGGACAG AGCCGTCTCAGATCGAGGTGCGTCTCCTGCTGGCCTACAGCTCCTCCTCAACCTCCCTGACCTCCCCTTCCAAGCTGGGGTGGAGCGAGAGCTTGGAGAGCCTCCCGGCAGCAGAGGCTGCCGTCGAGGGAACCATTCCGTTTAGCAAAGCCGTTAAAGTCTTCATCATGCCCAAGCCCGCACGACGCTAA
- the rps3 gene encoding small ribosomal subunit protein uS3 has product MPGTDRHRKPAFSYKSISASCAGPFLSTAHWKMAVQISKKRKFVADGIFKAELNEFLTRELAEDGYSGVEVRVTPTRTEIIILATRTQNVLGEKGRRIRELTAVVQKRFGFPEGSVELYAEKVATRGLCAIAQAESLRYKLLGGLAVRRACYGVLRFIMESGAKGCEVVVSGKLRGQRAKSMKFVDGLMIHSGDPVNYYVDTAVRHVLLRQGVLGIKVKIMLPWDPSGKIGPKKPLPDHVSIVEPKEETLPTTPMSEQKGAKPEVPAMPQGAPVPTA; this is encoded by the exons ATGCCAGGGACGGACCGTCACCGGAAGCCAGCCTTTAGCTATAAATCCATTTCCGCATCCTGTGCGGGTCCTTTCCTGTCTACGGCCCATTGGAAGATGGCGGTGCAAATCTCCAAGAAGAGGAAG TTCGTCGCAGACGGTATCTTCAAGGCCGAGCTGAATGAGTTCCTGACTCGTGAGCTTGCTGAGGATGGTTACTCCGGTGTGGAGGTGCGCGTGACTCCAACCAGGACTGAGATCATCATCCTGGCCACAAG GACCCAGAATGTTCTTGGAGAGAAGGGTCGTCGGATCAGAGAGCTGACCGCTGTGGTCCAGAAGAGGTTTGGCTTCCCCGAGGGCAGCGTGGAG CTGTATGCTGAGAAAGTTGCCACTCGTGGTCTGTGTGCCATCGCTCAGGCTGAGTCTCTGCGCTACAAACTGCTGGGAGGCCTGGCTGTGCGTAG AGCTTGCTATGGTGTTCTGAGGTTCATCATGGAGAGTGGCGCCAAGGGCTGCGAAGTCGTCGTGTCCGGCAAGCTGAGGGGTCAGAGGGCCAAGTCCATGAAGTTTGTGGACGGTCTGATGATCCACAGCGGAGACCCCGTCAACTACTACGTCGACACAGCCGTCCGCCACGTCCTGCTGAGGCAGG GTGTGCTGGGCATCAAGGTGAAGATCATGCTGCCCTGGGACCCCAGCGGTAAGATCGGCCCCAAGAAGCCCCTGCCCGACCATGTCAGCATTGTGGAGCCCAAGGAGGAGACCCTGCCCACCACACCAATGTCTGAGCAGAAGGGGGCCAAGCCAGAGGTGCCCGCCATGCCCCAGGGAGCACCTGTACCCACCGCATAA
- the kctd14 gene encoding BTB/POZ domain-containing protein KCTD14: protein MSLPDHKSTEKQPSYAAPNFHVVQLNVGGHLYTTTLSTLRKHSDSKLAELFSGPPKLRADTQGRYFIDRDGSHFGAILEFLRSEQLPKENIPEVHKEAVHYNIKPLIKRLEETPRLFGELVGRQQFLSRVPHYKENIEVLIRIARAEAIAARHSTIIICVLRTEEDLGFYDNAINSLEADKESVVTFGPWKAAPLVKDLLDCVKMDIESQGYTVSIQPHAVEKSFLSRSYDYFYELTFTWW from the exons ATGAGTCTGCCGGACCACAAATCAACAGAAAAACAGCCTTCGTACGCGGCTCCG AACTTTCATGTTGTGCAGTTAAATGTCGGGGGTCACCTGTACACCACCACTCTGAGCACGCTCAGGAAGCACTCCGACTCCAAGCTGGCGGAGCTCTTCAGCGGACCGCCCAAACTACGCGCTGACACACAGGGACGCTACTTCATCGACCGCGATGGGTCACACTTTGGAGCCATCCTGGAGTTCCTGAGATCAGAACAGCTGCCCAAGGAGAACATCCCAGAG GTTCATAAGGAGGCGGTCCACTACAACATCAAACCGCTGATCAAACGCTTGGAGGAGACTCCTCGGCTGTTTGGAGAGCTGGTGGGAAGGCAGCAGTTCCTCTCCAGAGTCCCACACTACAAGGAAAACATCGAG GTTCTGATTCGTATCGCCAGGGCCGAGGCCATCGCCGCACGCCACTCCACCATCATCATCTGCGTGCTGAGGACAGAGGAGGATTTGGGCTTCTATGATAATGCCATTAACAGCCTGGAGGCGGATAAGGAGTCGGTGGTGACGTTCGGGCCGTGGAAGGCCGCCCCGTTGGTCAAAGATCTGCTGGACTGTGTAAAGATGGACATCGAGAGCCAGGGCTACACTGTGAGCATCCAGCCTCACGCCGTGGAGAAGAGCTTCCTGTCCAGGAGTTACGACTACTTTTATGAACTCACGTTCACCTGGTGGTGA
- the LOC102082482 gene encoding uncharacterized protein LOC102082482, which yields MMRVLLLTSLLLTGARCKKNVFMYSTVGGDALLPCMASSDCSAISWTFFNKGTDVRFVHEVVNGKVTADSDKSSRMTFTSNCSISLRNLRVRDAGSYVCLKNDQPVTDVYLSLLTISSFSTFTDLQPGGILTLTCIFFTYYDAGSCKSYSKSVFGLSWVDEDGRKLPNNSRYNLNGHTRCNITLVTKLQKEDNNRRWRCLVNTTESSRAVFLDFRSAFLFQNNDDDSLNPSVTAMCQVKLPISRIVLCVALPIMVTIVAFFTWKSDRERAKASAESFMLHEIN from the exons ATGATGAGAGTCCTGCTGCTCACCAGTCTTCTCCTAACAG GTGCGAGGTGCAAAAAGAATGTGTTTATGTACAGCACAGTTGGAGGAGACGCTCTTCTTCCATGCATGGCGTCCTCAGACTGCTCCGCCATCTCCTGGACCTTCTTTAACAAAGGCACGGACGTGCGGTTCGTCCACGAGGTGGTCAATGGGAAGGTGACGGCCGATTCAGACAAATCCAGCCGTATGACCTTCACATCCAACTGCTCCATCAGCCTCCGCAACCTCAGGGTGCGGGACGCTGGATCCTACGTCTGCCTGAAGAACGACCAGCCTGTCACTGACGTTTACCTCTCCCTCCTCACAATCTCGTCTTTCTCCACCTTCACCGACCTCCAGCCTGGAGGAATCCTCACCCTGACCTGCATCTTCTTCACTTATTATGACGCAGGGAGCTGCAAGTCATACTCAAAGAGCGTGTTCGGCCTGAGCTGGGTGGATGAGGATGGGAGAAAGCTGCCCAACAACAGCAG GTACAACCTGAACGGCCACACTCGCTGCAACATCACTCTGGTGACAAAACTCCAGAAGGAAGACAAcaacaggaggtggaggtgcCTGGTGAACACCACAGAAAGCAGCAGAGCCGTGTTTCTGGACTTCAGGTCTGCCTTTTTGTTCCAAAATAATGATGATGACAGCCTGAATCCTTCGGTCACGGCAATGTGTCAGGTGAAGCTGCCCATCAGCCGCATCGTGCTCTGTGTGGCCCTCCCGATCATGGTGACCATAGTGGCATTCTTCACGTGGAAGTCGGACCGCGAGAGGGCCAAAGCATCAGCAGAATCCTTCATGCTCCACGAGATCAACTGA